In Parus major isolate Abel chromosome 1, Parus_major1.1, whole genome shotgun sequence, the following proteins share a genomic window:
- the LOC107199774 gene encoding F-box/WD repeat-containing protein 7 isoform X1 produces the protein MSGPGGPGPAGAKLDINRAGVAELEGALSGIGRRRARGIVRKREELKGFTCLDDLLHVKGITTRILELNSQRMTCRRCPGPEGPPRASPTPLGDSEDHRAPAAQVVAEEEEEEEEEETPGPWEPEHPWKGPPRSRADPDGSGGQRPQEPPRSAREREEEEEEEEEEEEEEEGSCCSEEGEDSSNVYLYYTLGERWIDYLQRTGDGGLLRHLRPKMKRKSENGPDGRALSPGKKLCKGSEYGRTLGPCTPSPTTTFGDLRNAKVGQARRRRIPSVAPPPELQDWLRTFQRWSGPEKLLALDELIDRCEPAQIKYMMQVIEPQFQRDFISLLPKELALYVLSFLEPRDLLRAAQTCRYWRVLAEDNLLWREKCREEGIEEPLHLRKRRLLSPGFMYSPWKFAFLRQHRIDMNWRSGELRPPKLPLPSHCSLCWGVLVAVGGAHCPPHTPVPPQVLKGHDDHVITCLQFCGNRIVSGSDDNTLKVWSAVTGECVQTLVGHTGGVWSSQMRDSVVISGSTDRTLKVWNADSGECVHTLYGHTSTVRCMHLHGNRVVSGSRDATLRLWDIETGQCLHVLMGHVAAVRCVQYDGNKVVSGAYDYTVKVWDPESESCTHTLQGHTNRVYSLQFDGTHIVSGSLDTSIRVWDVESGNCLHTLMGHQSLTSGMELRDNILVSGNADSTVKIWDIKTGQCLQTLQGPSKHQSAVTCLQFSSKFVVTSSDDGTVKLWDLKTGEFVRNLVALESGGSGGVVWRIRASNTKLVCAVGSRNGTEETKLLVLDFDVDLK, from the exons ATGTcggggccgggcgggccggGCCCCGCCGGGGCCAAGCTCGACATCAACCGCGCCGGCGTGGCCGAGCTGGAGGGTGCCCTCAGCGGCATTGGCCGCCGCCGTGCCCGCGGCATCGTCCGCAAGAGAGAG GAACTGAAGGGCTTCACTTGTTTGGATGACCTGCTGCATGTCAAGGGCATTACCACACGCATCCTGGAGCTCAACAGCCAGCGCATGACGTGCCGGCGGTGCCCAGGCCCTGAGGGGCCCCCACGGGCCAGCCCCACTCCCTTGGGAGACAGTGAGGACCACAGGGCACCTGCAGCACAG GTGGTGgctgaagaggaggaagaggaggaggaggaggaaacacCAGGCCCCTGGGAGCCAGAGCACCCCTGGAAGGGTCCCCCCAGGTCCAGAGCAGACCCTGATGGTTCTGGGGGGCAGAGACCACAGGAGCCCCCCAGGTCCGCCAGggagcgggaggaggaggaagaggaggaggaggaggaggaggaggaggaggaagggagctgctgcagcgAGGAAGGGGAAGACAGCAGCAATGTATACCTGTACTACACCCTGGGAGAGCGCTGGATCGACTACCTGCAGCGCACTGGGGATGGGGGGCTGCTGCGGCACCTGCGCCCCAAG ATGAAGCGGAAGTCAGAGAATGGGCCGGATGGCCGGGCCTTGTCCCCTGGGAAGAAGCTGTGCAAGGGCTCTGAGTATGGCAG GACACTGGGTCCCTGCACACCCAGCCCCACCACCACCTTTGGGGACCTGCGCAATGCCAAGGTGGGGCAGGCCCGGCGCCGCCGCATCCCCTCAGTGGCCCCCCCACCTGAGCTACAGGACTGGCTCCGCACCTTCCAG CGCTGGAGCGgccctgagaagctgctggCCCTGGATGAGCTCATTGACCGCTGCGAGCCGGCGCAGATCAAGTACATGATGCAGGTCATTGAGCCCCAGTTCCAGCGGGACTtcatctccctgctgcccaaGGAG CTGGCCCTGTACGTCTTGTCTTTCCTGGAGCCACGGGACCTGCTCCGAGCTGCCCAGACTTGCCGCTACTGGAGGGTCCTGGCTGAGGACAATCTGCTCTGGAGGGAAAAGTGCCGTGAGGAAG GGATCGAGGAGCCCCTACACCTGCGGAAGCGACGCCTGCTTAGCCCCGGATTCATGTACAGCCCCTGGAAATTTGCCTTCCTGCGCCAGCACCGCATCGACATGAACTGGCGTAGTGGGGAGCTGCGGCCCCCCAAG CTCCCGCTGCCTTCCCACTGCTCATTGTGTTGGGGGGTCCTGGTGGCTGTGGGGGGTGCACACTGCCCCCCACACACTCCTGTGCCCCCGCAGGTACTGAAGGGCCACGATGACCATGTGATCACTTGCCTGCAGTTCTGCGGCAATCGCATAGTAAGCGGCTCTGATGACAACACGCTCAAAGTGTGGTCAGCTGTCACAGGGGAG TGTGTGCAGACGCTGGTGGGCCACACGGGGGGGGTTTGGTCCTCCCAGATGAGGGACAGTGTTGTCATCAGTGGCTCCACTGACCGCACACTCAAGGTGTGGAACGCTGACAGCGGCGAGTGCGTGCACACGCTGTACGGACACACCTCTACCGTGCGCTGCATGCACCTGCACGGCAACAG GGTGGTGAGTGGCTCCCGGGATGCCACGCTGCGGCTCTGGGACATCGAGACAGGGCAGTGCCTGCACGTGCTGATGGGCCACGTGGCTGCCGTACGCTGTGTCCAGTATGATGGCAACAAAGTGGTCAGTGGTGCCTATGACTACACGGTGAAGGTGTGGGACCCTGAGAGTGAGAGCTGCACCCACACGCTGCAGGGGCACACCAACCGTGTCTACTCACTGCAG TTTGATGGGACACACATCGTTAGTGGGTCCCTGGACACATCGATCCGCGTGTGGGATGTGGAGAGTGGGAACTGTCTGCACACACTCATGGGACACCAGTCACTCACCAGCGGGATGGAGCTGCGCGACAACATCCTCGTGTCCGGCAACGCCGACTCTACTGTCAAGATCTGGGACATCAAGAcagggcagtgcctgcagaCCCTGCAGG GTCCCAGCAAGCACCAGAGTGCTGTCACCTGCCTACAGTTCAGCTCCAAGTTCGTGGTGACCAGCTCTGATGACGGGACAGTGAAGCTGTGGGACCTGAAGACAGGGGAGTTTGTGCGAAACCTCGTGGCCCTGGAGAGCGGGGGCTCTGGGGGAGTCGTGTGGCGCATCCGTGCCTCCAACACAAAGCTGGTGTGTGCCGTGGGCAGCCGCAATGGCACCGAGGAGACcaagctgctggtgctggacTTCGATGTGGACCTTAAGTGA
- the LOC107199774 gene encoding F-box/WD repeat-containing protein 7 isoform X2, whose protein sequence is MSGPGGPGPAGAKLDINRAGVAELEGALSGIGRRRARGIVRKREELKGFTCLDDLLHVKGITTRILELNSQRMTCRRCPGPEGPPRASPTPLGDSEDHRAPAAQVVAEEEEEEEEEETPGPWEPEHPWKGPPRSRADPDGSGGQRPQEPPRSAREREEEEEEEEEEEEEEEGSCCSEEGEDSSNVYLYYTLGERWIDYLQRTGDGGLLRHLRPKMKRKSENGPDGRALSPGKKLCKGSEYGRTLGPCTPSPTTTFGDLRNAKVGQARRRRIPSVAPPPELQDWLRTFQRWSGPEKLLALDELIDRCEPAQIKYMMQVIEPQFQRDFISLLPKELALYVLSFLEPRDLLRAAQTCRYWRVLAEDNLLWREKCREEGIEEPLHLRKRRLLSPGFMYSPWKFAFLRQHRIDMNWRSGELRPPKVLKGHDDHVITCLQFCGNRIVSGSDDNTLKVWSAVTGECVQTLVGHTGGVWSSQMRDSVVISGSTDRTLKVWNADSGECVHTLYGHTSTVRCMHLHGNRVVSGSRDATLRLWDIETGQCLHVLMGHVAAVRCVQYDGNKVVSGAYDYTVKVWDPESESCTHTLQGHTNRVYSLQFDGTHIVSGSLDTSIRVWDVESGNCLHTLMGHQSLTSGMELRDNILVSGNADSTVKIWDIKTGQCLQTLQGPSKHQSAVTCLQFSSKFVVTSSDDGTVKLWDLKTGEFVRNLVALESGGSGGVVWRIRASNTKLVCAVGSRNGTEETKLLVLDFDVDLK, encoded by the exons ATGTcggggccgggcgggccggGCCCCGCCGGGGCCAAGCTCGACATCAACCGCGCCGGCGTGGCCGAGCTGGAGGGTGCCCTCAGCGGCATTGGCCGCCGCCGTGCCCGCGGCATCGTCCGCAAGAGAGAG GAACTGAAGGGCTTCACTTGTTTGGATGACCTGCTGCATGTCAAGGGCATTACCACACGCATCCTGGAGCTCAACAGCCAGCGCATGACGTGCCGGCGGTGCCCAGGCCCTGAGGGGCCCCCACGGGCCAGCCCCACTCCCTTGGGAGACAGTGAGGACCACAGGGCACCTGCAGCACAG GTGGTGgctgaagaggaggaagaggaggaggaggaggaaacacCAGGCCCCTGGGAGCCAGAGCACCCCTGGAAGGGTCCCCCCAGGTCCAGAGCAGACCCTGATGGTTCTGGGGGGCAGAGACCACAGGAGCCCCCCAGGTCCGCCAGggagcgggaggaggaggaagaggaggaggaggaggaggaggaggaggaggaagggagctgctgcagcgAGGAAGGGGAAGACAGCAGCAATGTATACCTGTACTACACCCTGGGAGAGCGCTGGATCGACTACCTGCAGCGCACTGGGGATGGGGGGCTGCTGCGGCACCTGCGCCCCAAG ATGAAGCGGAAGTCAGAGAATGGGCCGGATGGCCGGGCCTTGTCCCCTGGGAAGAAGCTGTGCAAGGGCTCTGAGTATGGCAG GACACTGGGTCCCTGCACACCCAGCCCCACCACCACCTTTGGGGACCTGCGCAATGCCAAGGTGGGGCAGGCCCGGCGCCGCCGCATCCCCTCAGTGGCCCCCCCACCTGAGCTACAGGACTGGCTCCGCACCTTCCAG CGCTGGAGCGgccctgagaagctgctggCCCTGGATGAGCTCATTGACCGCTGCGAGCCGGCGCAGATCAAGTACATGATGCAGGTCATTGAGCCCCAGTTCCAGCGGGACTtcatctccctgctgcccaaGGAG CTGGCCCTGTACGTCTTGTCTTTCCTGGAGCCACGGGACCTGCTCCGAGCTGCCCAGACTTGCCGCTACTGGAGGGTCCTGGCTGAGGACAATCTGCTCTGGAGGGAAAAGTGCCGTGAGGAAG GGATCGAGGAGCCCCTACACCTGCGGAAGCGACGCCTGCTTAGCCCCGGATTCATGTACAGCCCCTGGAAATTTGCCTTCCTGCGCCAGCACCGCATCGACATGAACTGGCGTAGTGGGGAGCTGCGGCCCCCCAAG GTACTGAAGGGCCACGATGACCATGTGATCACTTGCCTGCAGTTCTGCGGCAATCGCATAGTAAGCGGCTCTGATGACAACACGCTCAAAGTGTGGTCAGCTGTCACAGGGGAG TGTGTGCAGACGCTGGTGGGCCACACGGGGGGGGTTTGGTCCTCCCAGATGAGGGACAGTGTTGTCATCAGTGGCTCCACTGACCGCACACTCAAGGTGTGGAACGCTGACAGCGGCGAGTGCGTGCACACGCTGTACGGACACACCTCTACCGTGCGCTGCATGCACCTGCACGGCAACAG GGTGGTGAGTGGCTCCCGGGATGCCACGCTGCGGCTCTGGGACATCGAGACAGGGCAGTGCCTGCACGTGCTGATGGGCCACGTGGCTGCCGTACGCTGTGTCCAGTATGATGGCAACAAAGTGGTCAGTGGTGCCTATGACTACACGGTGAAGGTGTGGGACCCTGAGAGTGAGAGCTGCACCCACACGCTGCAGGGGCACACCAACCGTGTCTACTCACTGCAG TTTGATGGGACACACATCGTTAGTGGGTCCCTGGACACATCGATCCGCGTGTGGGATGTGGAGAGTGGGAACTGTCTGCACACACTCATGGGACACCAGTCACTCACCAGCGGGATGGAGCTGCGCGACAACATCCTCGTGTCCGGCAACGCCGACTCTACTGTCAAGATCTGGGACATCAAGAcagggcagtgcctgcagaCCCTGCAGG GTCCCAGCAAGCACCAGAGTGCTGTCACCTGCCTACAGTTCAGCTCCAAGTTCGTGGTGACCAGCTCTGATGACGGGACAGTGAAGCTGTGGGACCTGAAGACAGGGGAGTTTGTGCGAAACCTCGTGGCCCTGGAGAGCGGGGGCTCTGGGGGAGTCGTGTGGCGCATCCGTGCCTCCAACACAAAGCTGGTGTGTGCCGTGGGCAGCCGCAATGGCACCGAGGAGACcaagctgctggtgctggacTTCGATGTGGACCTTAAGTGA
- the LOC107199774 gene encoding F-box/WD repeat-containing protein 7 isoform X4 → MTCRRCPGPEGPPRASPTPLGDSEDHRAPAAQPKAGAESALLPASSLLRWWLKRRKRRRRRKHQAPGSQSTPGRVPPGPEQTLMVLGGRDHRSPPGPPGSGRRRKRRRRRRRRRRKGAAAARKGKTAAMYTCTTPWESAGSTTCSALGMGGCCGTCAPRTLGPCTPSPTTTFGDLRNAKVGQARRRRIPSVAPPPELQDWLRTFQRWSGPEKLLALDELIDRCEPAQIKYMMQVIEPQFQRDFISLLPKELALYVLSFLEPRDLLRAAQTCRYWRVLAEDNLLWREKCREEGIEEPLHLRKRRLLSPGFMYSPWKFAFLRQHRIDMNWRSGELRPPKLPLPSHCSLCWGVLVAVGGAHCPPHTPVPPQVLKGHDDHVITCLQFCGNRIVSGSDDNTLKVWSAVTGECVQTLVGHTGGVWSSQMRDSVVISGSTDRTLKVWNADSGECVHTLYGHTSTVRCMHLHGNRVVSGSRDATLRLWDIETGQCLHVLMGHVAAVRCVQYDGNKVVSGAYDYTVKVWDPESESCTHTLQGHTNRVYSLQFDGTHIVSGSLDTSIRVWDVESGNCLHTLMGHQSLTSGMELRDNILVSGNADSTVKIWDIKTGQCLQTLQGPSKHQSAVTCLQFSSKFVVTSSDDGTVKLWDLKTGEFVRNLVALESGGSGGVVWRIRASNTKLVCAVGSRNGTEETKLLVLDFDVDLK, encoded by the exons ATGACGTGCCGGCGGTGCCCAGGCCCTGAGGGGCCCCCACGGGCCAGCCCCACTCCCTTGGGAGACAGTGAGGACCACAGGGCACCTGCAGCACAG CCCAAGGCTGGTGCAGAgtcagccctgctccctgcgTCTTCCCTACTCAGGTGGTGgctgaagaggaggaagaggaggaggaggaggaaacacCAGGCCCCTGGGAGCCAGAGCACCCCTGGAAGGGTCCCCCCAGGTCCAGAGCAGACCCTGATGGTTCTGGGGGGCAGAGACCACAGGAGCCCCCCAGGTCCGCCAGggagcgggaggaggaggaagaggaggaggaggaggaggaggaggaggaggaagggagctgctgcagcgAGGAAGGGGAAGACAGCAGCAATGTATACCTGTACTACACCCTGGGAGAGCGCTGGATCGACTACCTGCAGCGCACTGGGGATGGGGGGCTGCTGCGGCACCTGCGCCCCAAG GACACTGGGTCCCTGCACACCCAGCCCCACCACCACCTTTGGGGACCTGCGCAATGCCAAGGTGGGGCAGGCCCGGCGCCGCCGCATCCCCTCAGTGGCCCCCCCACCTGAGCTACAGGACTGGCTCCGCACCTTCCAG CGCTGGAGCGgccctgagaagctgctggCCCTGGATGAGCTCATTGACCGCTGCGAGCCGGCGCAGATCAAGTACATGATGCAGGTCATTGAGCCCCAGTTCCAGCGGGACTtcatctccctgctgcccaaGGAG CTGGCCCTGTACGTCTTGTCTTTCCTGGAGCCACGGGACCTGCTCCGAGCTGCCCAGACTTGCCGCTACTGGAGGGTCCTGGCTGAGGACAATCTGCTCTGGAGGGAAAAGTGCCGTGAGGAAG GGATCGAGGAGCCCCTACACCTGCGGAAGCGACGCCTGCTTAGCCCCGGATTCATGTACAGCCCCTGGAAATTTGCCTTCCTGCGCCAGCACCGCATCGACATGAACTGGCGTAGTGGGGAGCTGCGGCCCCCCAAG CTCCCGCTGCCTTCCCACTGCTCATTGTGTTGGGGGGTCCTGGTGGCTGTGGGGGGTGCACACTGCCCCCCACACACTCCTGTGCCCCCGCAGGTACTGAAGGGCCACGATGACCATGTGATCACTTGCCTGCAGTTCTGCGGCAATCGCATAGTAAGCGGCTCTGATGACAACACGCTCAAAGTGTGGTCAGCTGTCACAGGGGAG TGTGTGCAGACGCTGGTGGGCCACACGGGGGGGGTTTGGTCCTCCCAGATGAGGGACAGTGTTGTCATCAGTGGCTCCACTGACCGCACACTCAAGGTGTGGAACGCTGACAGCGGCGAGTGCGTGCACACGCTGTACGGACACACCTCTACCGTGCGCTGCATGCACCTGCACGGCAACAG GGTGGTGAGTGGCTCCCGGGATGCCACGCTGCGGCTCTGGGACATCGAGACAGGGCAGTGCCTGCACGTGCTGATGGGCCACGTGGCTGCCGTACGCTGTGTCCAGTATGATGGCAACAAAGTGGTCAGTGGTGCCTATGACTACACGGTGAAGGTGTGGGACCCTGAGAGTGAGAGCTGCACCCACACGCTGCAGGGGCACACCAACCGTGTCTACTCACTGCAG TTTGATGGGACACACATCGTTAGTGGGTCCCTGGACACATCGATCCGCGTGTGGGATGTGGAGAGTGGGAACTGTCTGCACACACTCATGGGACACCAGTCACTCACCAGCGGGATGGAGCTGCGCGACAACATCCTCGTGTCCGGCAACGCCGACTCTACTGTCAAGATCTGGGACATCAAGAcagggcagtgcctgcagaCCCTGCAGG GTCCCAGCAAGCACCAGAGTGCTGTCACCTGCCTACAGTTCAGCTCCAAGTTCGTGGTGACCAGCTCTGATGACGGGACAGTGAAGCTGTGGGACCTGAAGACAGGGGAGTTTGTGCGAAACCTCGTGGCCCTGGAGAGCGGGGGCTCTGGGGGAGTCGTGTGGCGCATCCGTGCCTCCAACACAAAGCTGGTGTGTGCCGTGGGCAGCCGCAATGGCACCGAGGAGACcaagctgctggtgctggacTTCGATGTGGACCTTAAGTGA
- the LOC107199774 gene encoding F-box/WD repeat-containing protein 7 isoform X3: MTCRRCPGPEGPPRASPTPLGDSEDHRAPAAQQPKAGAESALLPASSLLRWWLKRRKRRRRRKHQAPGSQSTPGRVPPGPEQTLMVLGGRDHRSPPGPPGSGRRRKRRRRRRRRRRKGAAAARKGKTAAMYTCTTPWESAGSTTCSALGMGGCCGTCAPRTLGPCTPSPTTTFGDLRNAKVGQARRRRIPSVAPPPELQDWLRTFQRWSGPEKLLALDELIDRCEPAQIKYMMQVIEPQFQRDFISLLPKELALYVLSFLEPRDLLRAAQTCRYWRVLAEDNLLWREKCREEGIEEPLHLRKRRLLSPGFMYSPWKFAFLRQHRIDMNWRSGELRPPKLPLPSHCSLCWGVLVAVGGAHCPPHTPVPPQVLKGHDDHVITCLQFCGNRIVSGSDDNTLKVWSAVTGECVQTLVGHTGGVWSSQMRDSVVISGSTDRTLKVWNADSGECVHTLYGHTSTVRCMHLHGNRVVSGSRDATLRLWDIETGQCLHVLMGHVAAVRCVQYDGNKVVSGAYDYTVKVWDPESESCTHTLQGHTNRVYSLQFDGTHIVSGSLDTSIRVWDVESGNCLHTLMGHQSLTSGMELRDNILVSGNADSTVKIWDIKTGQCLQTLQGPSKHQSAVTCLQFSSKFVVTSSDDGTVKLWDLKTGEFVRNLVALESGGSGGVVWRIRASNTKLVCAVGSRNGTEETKLLVLDFDVDLK; encoded by the exons ATGACGTGCCGGCGGTGCCCAGGCCCTGAGGGGCCCCCACGGGCCAGCCCCACTCCCTTGGGAGACAGTGAGGACCACAGGGCACCTGCAGCACAG CAGCCCAAGGCTGGTGCAGAgtcagccctgctccctgcgTCTTCCCTACTCAGGTGGTGgctgaagaggaggaagaggaggaggaggaggaaacacCAGGCCCCTGGGAGCCAGAGCACCCCTGGAAGGGTCCCCCCAGGTCCAGAGCAGACCCTGATGGTTCTGGGGGGCAGAGACCACAGGAGCCCCCCAGGTCCGCCAGggagcgggaggaggaggaagaggaggaggaggaggaggaggaggaggaggaagggagctgctgcagcgAGGAAGGGGAAGACAGCAGCAATGTATACCTGTACTACACCCTGGGAGAGCGCTGGATCGACTACCTGCAGCGCACTGGGGATGGGGGGCTGCTGCGGCACCTGCGCCCCAAG GACACTGGGTCCCTGCACACCCAGCCCCACCACCACCTTTGGGGACCTGCGCAATGCCAAGGTGGGGCAGGCCCGGCGCCGCCGCATCCCCTCAGTGGCCCCCCCACCTGAGCTACAGGACTGGCTCCGCACCTTCCAG CGCTGGAGCGgccctgagaagctgctggCCCTGGATGAGCTCATTGACCGCTGCGAGCCGGCGCAGATCAAGTACATGATGCAGGTCATTGAGCCCCAGTTCCAGCGGGACTtcatctccctgctgcccaaGGAG CTGGCCCTGTACGTCTTGTCTTTCCTGGAGCCACGGGACCTGCTCCGAGCTGCCCAGACTTGCCGCTACTGGAGGGTCCTGGCTGAGGACAATCTGCTCTGGAGGGAAAAGTGCCGTGAGGAAG GGATCGAGGAGCCCCTACACCTGCGGAAGCGACGCCTGCTTAGCCCCGGATTCATGTACAGCCCCTGGAAATTTGCCTTCCTGCGCCAGCACCGCATCGACATGAACTGGCGTAGTGGGGAGCTGCGGCCCCCCAAG CTCCCGCTGCCTTCCCACTGCTCATTGTGTTGGGGGGTCCTGGTGGCTGTGGGGGGTGCACACTGCCCCCCACACACTCCTGTGCCCCCGCAGGTACTGAAGGGCCACGATGACCATGTGATCACTTGCCTGCAGTTCTGCGGCAATCGCATAGTAAGCGGCTCTGATGACAACACGCTCAAAGTGTGGTCAGCTGTCACAGGGGAG TGTGTGCAGACGCTGGTGGGCCACACGGGGGGGGTTTGGTCCTCCCAGATGAGGGACAGTGTTGTCATCAGTGGCTCCACTGACCGCACACTCAAGGTGTGGAACGCTGACAGCGGCGAGTGCGTGCACACGCTGTACGGACACACCTCTACCGTGCGCTGCATGCACCTGCACGGCAACAG GGTGGTGAGTGGCTCCCGGGATGCCACGCTGCGGCTCTGGGACATCGAGACAGGGCAGTGCCTGCACGTGCTGATGGGCCACGTGGCTGCCGTACGCTGTGTCCAGTATGATGGCAACAAAGTGGTCAGTGGTGCCTATGACTACACGGTGAAGGTGTGGGACCCTGAGAGTGAGAGCTGCACCCACACGCTGCAGGGGCACACCAACCGTGTCTACTCACTGCAG TTTGATGGGACACACATCGTTAGTGGGTCCCTGGACACATCGATCCGCGTGTGGGATGTGGAGAGTGGGAACTGTCTGCACACACTCATGGGACACCAGTCACTCACCAGCGGGATGGAGCTGCGCGACAACATCCTCGTGTCCGGCAACGCCGACTCTACTGTCAAGATCTGGGACATCAAGAcagggcagtgcctgcagaCCCTGCAGG GTCCCAGCAAGCACCAGAGTGCTGTCACCTGCCTACAGTTCAGCTCCAAGTTCGTGGTGACCAGCTCTGATGACGGGACAGTGAAGCTGTGGGACCTGAAGACAGGGGAGTTTGTGCGAAACCTCGTGGCCCTGGAGAGCGGGGGCTCTGGGGGAGTCGTGTGGCGCATCCGTGCCTCCAACACAAAGCTGGTGTGTGCCGTGGGCAGCCGCAATGGCACCGAGGAGACcaagctgctggtgctggacTTCGATGTGGACCTTAAGTGA